One window of Gloeothece citriformis PCC 7424 genomic DNA carries:
- a CDS encoding phycobiliprotein lyase yields the protein MDAMEFFQKSAGFWRSQRTTHHLAFRRSETGGSKIYVEALGADHPKIVEICNLHQVDPALAVGGAFVSWDGSMAWDKEDENHEGTTVFALIPEADNPKKGMLLRDRGYAETVPVAGQYHMDEEDALVLVTEYETMTSVERFWFASPDVRMRTSLVNWFGGANKTTFCIEIRSQEGEDNPELTIATDTPNLSCAISGW from the coding sequence ATGGACGCAATGGAATTTTTTCAAAAGAGTGCCGGATTCTGGCGATCGCAACGGACAACCCATCATCTAGCCTTTCGGCGCTCAGAAACCGGCGGGTCTAAAATTTATGTAGAAGCCTTGGGTGCAGATCATCCAAAAATTGTTGAAATTTGTAATCTGCATCAAGTTGACCCCGCTTTAGCTGTTGGGGGAGCGTTTGTCAGTTGGGATGGGTCAATGGCCTGGGACAAAGAAGACGAAAATCACGAGGGAACGACGGTTTTTGCCCTTATTCCCGAAGCCGATAACCCCAAAAAAGGAATGCTCTTAAGAGATAGAGGCTATGCAGAAACCGTTCCGGTAGCGGGACAATATCATATGGATGAAGAAGACGCTTTAGTGTTAGTCACAGAGTATGAAACGATGACCTCTGTGGAGCGTTTTTGGTTTGCCAGTCCCGATGTTCGCATGAGAACGAGCTTGGTTAACTGGTTTGGGGGGGCGAATAAAACCACATTCTGTATTGAAATACGCTCCCAAGAGGGAGAAGATAACCCAGAATTAACGATCGCAACGGACACCCCTAACCTCTCCTGTGCTATCAGTGGATGGTAA
- a CDS encoding ABC transporter ATP-binding protein encodes MKTRSNYWHLLPYLWPQWVGITKGLICIFGFVLFTLLLPFLTGKISVYLGEGNVEQVAYWLGLTTGVFFFRGLFQYGQNIFMIAASLNMVLALRKQVYVHLHRLGLDYFERSKTGDLTYRLTEDLDRVGEIVDKLSHQFLSCVLQLIAIPIYMLYLNWPLTLASFILAPLMAWLIGRFGQELLVLSRRSQNQISNLSALLTEVFGGIRIVKAFAAQNYEVKRFNHEAEQNRKAKYRAYQLKAIQYPVVGFLEAVSIMFLFLLGGWQISQNQLTPQAFISYLAAVALLLQPIDLVISNYNEFKQAEASVDRIFELLNVQPNLIEKPDAITLPPITGKVEYRDVTFAYQEDKFVLKDFSLLVEPGEVIALVGASGAGKTTLINLLLRFYDPQSGQVLIDGIDIRNVTLTSLRHQMGIVPQDTTLFSGTIAENIAYGQDELDSKAIEQAAKIANAHSFIVQLPQGYHTWVGERGVNLSGGQRQRLAIARAVLLNPRILILDEATSALDSKSEALVQEALERVMQNRTVFIIAHRLSTVRKADRILVLEQGQVIESGTHPELLNRGGRYAQFYLKQSQS; translated from the coding sequence ATGAAAACTCGCTCTAATTATTGGCATTTGTTGCCTTATTTATGGCCTCAATGGGTCGGGATAACTAAAGGATTAATTTGTATTTTTGGGTTTGTTTTGTTTACGTTGTTATTGCCTTTTTTAACGGGTAAAATTTCGGTTTATCTGGGAGAGGGAAATGTTGAACAAGTGGCCTATTGGTTGGGATTGACGACAGGGGTGTTTTTCTTTCGGGGACTGTTTCAATATGGGCAAAATATTTTTATGATTGCCGCTTCCTTAAATATGGTTTTGGCGTTACGAAAACAGGTTTATGTTCATCTCCATAGGTTAGGATTAGATTATTTTGAAAGGTCTAAAACGGGTGATTTAACTTATCGGTTAACGGAAGATTTGGATCGGGTGGGGGAAATCGTTGATAAGTTATCCCATCAATTTCTCTCTTGTGTGCTTCAGTTAATTGCTATTCCTATTTATATGCTTTATTTGAACTGGCCGTTAACCTTGGCTAGTTTTATTTTAGCTCCTTTGATGGCTTGGTTAATTGGTCGTTTTGGACAAGAGTTATTAGTTTTGTCTCGTCGCAGTCAAAATCAAATTTCTAATTTATCGGCGTTGTTAACTGAAGTCTTTGGCGGGATTCGTATTGTTAAAGCTTTTGCTGCTCAAAATTATGAAGTAAAACGCTTTAACCACGAAGCAGAACAAAACCGCAAAGCTAAATATCGAGCTTATCAACTTAAGGCAATACAATATCCTGTGGTAGGGTTTTTAGAAGCCGTCAGTATTATGTTTTTGTTTTTGTTGGGAGGTTGGCAAATTTCTCAAAACCAATTGACTCCTCAAGCGTTTATTAGTTATTTAGCTGCTGTTGCTTTGTTATTACAACCCATCGATTTAGTCATTAGTAATTATAACGAGTTTAAACAGGCTGAGGCATCCGTTGATCGGATTTTTGAACTGTTAAATGTCCAACCGAATTTAATCGAAAAACCTGACGCAATCACCCTGCCTCCGATTACGGGGAAAGTAGAATATCGTGACGTTACTTTTGCTTATCAAGAGGATAAATTTGTTTTAAAAGATTTTTCTTTACTCGTTGAACCGGGAGAAGTTATCGCCTTAGTCGGTGCATCCGGTGCCGGTAAAACGACGTTAATTAATTTATTATTGCGTTTTTATGATCCTCAGTCCGGTCAAGTTTTAATTGATGGAATTGATATCCGAAATGTCACTTTAACCAGTCTGCGTCATCAAATGGGTATTGTTCCTCAAGATACAACTTTATTTTCCGGTACGATCGCCGAAAATATCGCCTATGGACAAGATGAGTTAGACTCCAAAGCGATCGAACAAGCCGCTAAAATTGCCAATGCTCACTCATTTATTGTGCAATTGCCCCAAGGGTATCATACTTGGGTCGGCGAAAGAGGTGTCAATCTTTCTGGAGGACAACGACAACGATTAGCGATCGCTCGTGCTGTGCTTCTTAATCCCCGTATCTTAATTTTAGACGAAGCGACCTCAGCCTTAGATTCTAAATCAGAAGCTTTAGTACAAGAAGCTTTAGAAAGAGTGATGCAAAATCGGACTGTATTTATTATTGCTCATCGTCTCAGTACAGTTCGCAAAGCCGATCGAATTTTAGTGTTAGAACAGGGACAAGTGATCGAGTCGGGGACTCATCCTGAACTGTTAAACCGGGGGGGACGATACGCCCAATTTTATCTCAAACAATCTCAAAGTTAG
- a CDS encoding DUF3124 domain-containing protein — MKISHLIIIVICAIFLSFFLSQKTRQESEIDGVEIPNSETSLEKFKKVDLNNNVKITTGQTLYVPVYSHIYHQNPNRGIDLANTLSIRNTDLDNPIIIKSVNYFNSDGQLVTSYLEQPIELSPLTSIDFVVPRSQTQAGASANFIVEWVAQNQVSNPVVEAVMISTISTQGLSWVSEGRVIKTFQ; from the coding sequence ATGAAAATTAGTCATCTTATTATCATCGTTATTTGTGCGATATTTTTGAGTTTTTTTCTGTCTCAAAAAACCCGACAAGAATCTGAAATTGATGGAGTTGAGATCCCTAATTCTGAAACTTCTTTGGAAAAATTTAAAAAAGTTGATTTAAATAATAATGTAAAAATAACAACCGGTCAAACTCTTTATGTTCCTGTTTATTCTCACATTTATCATCAAAATCCTAACCGAGGAATTGACTTAGCAAATACCCTTAGTATTCGGAATACAGATCTAGACAATCCTATTATTATTAAATCAGTGAATTACTTCAATTCTGATGGTCAATTAGTTACGTCATATTTAGAGCAACCGATTGAACTTTCCCCCCTTACCTCTATAGATTTTGTTGTTCCTAGAAGCCAGACCCAAGCCGGAGCCAGTGCCAATTTTATTGTAGAATGGGTCGCCCAAAATCAAGTTTCTAATCCAGTCGTAGAAGCAGTGATGATCAGTACCATCTCAACTCAAGGACTTTCTTGGGTGAGTGAAGGTCGAGTCATTAAAACGTTTCAATAA
- a CDS encoding lipid-A-disaccharide synthase-related protein: MPSKKRILFISNGHGEDTHTSNVIQSLLELYPSVEVAAMPIVGEGKAYRNLNIPIIGPTKIMPSGGFTYMNRLLLLKDLQAGLLGLTWQQLQATLRYAPQCDLIMATGDSIGQSFAYLSGRPFVSFISCLSALYEGHLNLDLLLWHYFKSKRCLGVFTRDPYTAENLKHQGLTKVHFGGIPGLDRLTPTGKDLQLKPDVPMIALLPGSRLPEATRNFILQLQLVLEITKVMSIDKVQFRAALVSSLMAQLDDIAQSQGWHHDRGKLTYYSGDNSPVAEILCYSDAYNDIVYQCTLVLGMAGLAVDQAVAIGKPVIQVPGLGPQFTYQYAEAQTRLLGSSVQTIGTQPATSEILGQAAVRVAQTLEDGDYLTNCVENGRNRLGSPGASYRIARFLLNSLGVCPQMFCGSRGEAYADERG; this comes from the coding sequence ATGCCCTCAAAGAAACGAATTTTATTTATCAGTAACGGACATGGAGAAGACACCCATACCTCTAATGTCATTCAATCTTTGCTAGAACTATATCCATCGGTGGAAGTTGCAGCAATGCCTATTGTGGGAGAAGGAAAAGCTTATCGTAACCTAAATATCCCTATTATCGGCCCGACAAAAATTATGCCCTCTGGTGGGTTTACCTACATGAACCGCCTTTTACTCCTAAAAGATTTACAAGCGGGACTTCTGGGGTTAACCTGGCAACAGCTACAAGCAACCTTACGCTATGCTCCTCAGTGTGATTTAATTATGGCTACTGGGGATTCTATCGGACAATCTTTTGCTTATTTAAGTGGTCGTCCCTTTGTCTCGTTTATTTCCTGTCTGTCTGCCCTCTACGAAGGTCATTTAAATTTAGATCTCTTACTGTGGCATTATTTTAAATCTAAACGATGTTTAGGGGTTTTTACCCGCGATCCCTATACCGCCGAAAATCTGAAACATCAAGGGTTAACTAAGGTTCATTTTGGAGGCATACCGGGTTTAGATAGACTCACCCCCACTGGCAAAGATTTACAGCTAAAACCGGATGTTCCCATGATCGCCCTTCTTCCCGGTTCTCGACTGCCCGAAGCGACCCGAAATTTTATTTTACAATTGCAACTGGTGTTAGAAATTACCAAGGTGATGTCTATCGATAAAGTCCAGTTTCGCGCCGCCTTAGTTTCCTCTTTGATGGCACAATTAGACGATATTGCCCAATCTCAAGGTTGGCATCACGATCGCGGTAAACTGACTTATTATTCGGGGGATAACTCTCCCGTTGCGGAGATACTCTGTTACTCTGACGCTTACAATGATATCGTTTATCAATGTACTCTGGTTTTAGGGATGGCAGGATTAGCAGTCGATCAGGCAGTGGCGATCGGAAAACCGGTGATTCAAGTTCCGGGATTGGGTCCTCAGTTTACCTATCAATATGCGGAAGCGCAAACCCGACTGTTAGGGAGTTCGGTACAAACTATCGGGACACAACCCGCTACCTCTGAAATTTTGGGACAAGCGGCGGTGAGAGTCGCCCAAACTCTTGAGGATGGTGATTATTTGACCAATTGTGTGGAAAATGGACGAAATCGATTGGGTTCTCCGGGGGCATCTTATCGAATTGCTCGCTTTTTGTTAAATTCGTTGGGTGTTTGTCCGCAGATGTTCTGCGGTAGCAGGGGCGAAGCCTACGCGGATGAACGCGGATGA
- a CDS encoding phycobilisome rod-core linker polypeptide, whose amino-acid sequence MAIPLLQYGPKSQNARVTGYEVGSEEQPKIYTTENQLSPTATGELIEAAYRQIFFHAFKWDREPFLESQLRNGQITVRDFIRGLLLSKTFRNSFYEKNSNYRFVEQCVQRVLGRDVYSEREKIAWSIVVATKGIKGFVDELLNSEEYLENFGYDTVPYQRRRILPGREQGERPFNIKSPRYEDYYRGVLGFPQIVWQNEIRRFVPQEQKPKAGDPSQYLGLARSLSSAKGSPVPRVSAMNIDIEKSVPRR is encoded by the coding sequence TTGGCTATTCCTCTATTACAGTACGGGCCGAAATCCCAAAACGCTCGGGTTACCGGCTATGAAGTAGGCTCAGAAGAGCAGCCTAAAATCTATACCACAGAAAATCAACTCTCTCCAACCGCCACCGGTGAGTTGATCGAGGCTGCTTATCGTCAAATCTTCTTCCACGCTTTTAAATGGGATCGAGAACCCTTTTTAGAATCTCAACTCCGTAACGGACAAATCACAGTACGGGACTTTATCCGTGGCCTGTTGCTGTCCAAAACTTTCAGAAACAGTTTTTATGAAAAAAACAGCAACTACCGTTTTGTGGAGCAATGTGTACAACGGGTTTTAGGTCGTGACGTTTATAGCGAACGGGAAAAAATTGCTTGGTCAATTGTGGTAGCGACCAAAGGAATTAAGGGTTTTGTAGACGAATTACTCAATTCTGAGGAGTATCTAGAAAACTTCGGTTATGATACCGTCCCTTACCAACGTCGTCGTATTTTACCCGGACGCGAACAAGGAGAACGTCCCTTTAATATTAAATCTCCTCGTTATGAGGATTACTATCGGGGTGTTTTGGGCTTCCCTCAAATCGTTTGGCAAAACGAAATTCGTCGTTTTGTTCCCCAAGAACAGAAACCCAAAGCGGGCGATCCTTCTCAATATTTAGGATTAGCTCGTAGCCTCAGCAGTGCTAAAGGTAGCCCTGTTCCTCGGGTTTCAGCGATGAACATTGATATTGAAAAATCTGTGCCTCGTCGTTAA
- a CDS encoding HlyD family efflux transporter periplasmic adaptor subunit — MTSSSFQKDGDNFPTARIENLQTLSSQKELKISSSESGFIKGGTAGSVALEHPTSFPKTKTNKVLTKPEKPISWSMPVQAMLDQPPATLPQRLIYGGIAFCLIFGTWAWFGTIEEVGHASGKLIPKGETYKIEPLDIGKVSRIAVKEGDTVTAGQVLVELDRQLEEKEIERLEQLLINYQMELAQKQNLLEKISLEAQTYQAISQAQENEQRAAIAQAKEKIKTTQEILLLQQRQYSAYQTRQDYLQPLSGTAQERLEELEKELLEHQKRIEKLQSLVEEGAVSQEYVFQAEQAMRATKQQILQSQLQEGNNVKEQLFQAQQSLRDLQTNITQKQGELNTAFKEAERLESELTSKQAQAQQTQLQYQQQKQKLALEITQIQGKITETQNLLVTAKTKLQYKYLKAPVDGVVLSLNIQNTGKVVETGNTIAEIAPEGVPLELSATLVNREAGFVQKGMPVQIKFDAYPYQDYGIISGKVSSISEDAKTDEDLGEVYQVKVELEQNYIQENQQPIQFKAGQTASADIIIRRRRIIDILLDPIKQLQKDGIKL, encoded by the coding sequence ATGACATCCTCTTCGTTTCAAAAAGATGGTGACAATTTCCCCACAGCCAGAATCGAGAATTTACAGACTTTATCCTCTCAAAAAGAATTAAAAATTAGTTCCTCTGAGAGTGGTTTTATTAAAGGGGGTACAGCAGGGTCAGTTGCTCTTGAACATCCCACTTCTTTCCCAAAAACAAAAACTAACAAGGTACTAACTAAACCAGAAAAGCCAATTAGTTGGTCAATGCCAGTACAGGCAATGTTAGATCAACCTCCTGCTACTTTGCCTCAACGGTTAATTTATGGGGGTATAGCCTTTTGTTTAATCTTTGGCACTTGGGCTTGGTTTGGAACAATTGAAGAAGTGGGTCATGCTTCTGGAAAATTAATCCCCAAAGGAGAAACCTACAAAATAGAACCTCTAGACATCGGTAAAGTCAGCAGAATTGCTGTAAAAGAGGGAGATACCGTAACCGCCGGCCAAGTTTTAGTCGAACTCGATAGACAACTTGAAGAAAAGGAAATTGAGCGACTTGAACAACTGCTAATTAATTATCAAATGGAATTAGCTCAAAAGCAAAATTTATTAGAGAAAATTTCTTTAGAAGCTCAAACTTATCAAGCAATTTCTCAAGCTCAAGAGAATGAACAACGAGCAGCGATCGCTCAAGCCAAAGAAAAAATTAAGACAACCCAAGAAATCTTATTATTACAACAACGCCAATACTCAGCTTATCAAACTCGGCAAGATTATTTACAACCCCTTTCAGGTACAGCCCAAGAACGACTTGAAGAACTAGAAAAAGAACTGCTCGAACATCAAAAACGGATAGAAAAGTTACAAAGTTTGGTAGAAGAGGGTGCAGTTTCTCAGGAATATGTCTTTCAAGCTGAACAAGCGATGAGAGCGACAAAACAGCAAATTCTTCAAAGTCAATTACAAGAAGGAAATAATGTTAAAGAACAACTTTTTCAGGCGCAACAATCTTTGCGAGATTTACAGACAAATATTACTCAAAAACAAGGAGAACTCAACACCGCTTTTAAAGAAGCTGAACGCTTAGAGTCAGAATTAACTTCAAAACAAGCTCAAGCCCAACAAACTCAACTGCAATATCAGCAACAAAAGCAAAAATTAGCCCTAGAAATTACCCAAATACAGGGGAAAATTACCGAAACCCAAAATTTACTCGTCACCGCTAAAACCAAACTTCAATATAAATATCTCAAAGCTCCTGTAGATGGCGTTGTTTTATCCCTGAATATCCAAAATACGGGTAAGGTTGTTGAAACGGGAAATACTATTGCTGAAATTGCTCCAGAGGGTGTTCCTTTAGAACTTTCTGCCACTTTAGTTAATCGTGAGGCTGGTTTTGTACAGAAAGGGATGCCAGTACAAATTAAGTTTGATGCTTATCCCTATCAAGATTATGGAATTATTTCAGGAAAAGTTAGTAGTATTTCTGAGGATGCTAAAACTGATGAAGACTTAGGAGAAGTTTATCAGGTCAAAGTCGAATTAGAGCAAAATTATATCCAAGAAAATCAGCAACCGATTCAATTTAAAGCCGGACAGACTGCCTCGGCTGATATTATTATCCGTCGTCGCCGAATTATTGATATTTTACTAGATCCCATCAAACAATTACAAAAAGATGGAATAAAGCTGTAA
- the murG gene encoding undecaprenyldiphospho-muramoylpentapeptide beta-N-acetylglucosaminyltransferase — protein MTQTPIRLLIAASGTGGHLFPALAVAEQLLDYKIEWLGVPNRLEQTLVPQDYPLHTIAVEGFQTGFSLKSVKILLGLFSSVFQVRKLLRERKIDIVFTTGGYIASPAILAARLEGIPVILHESNYLPGKVTRFFSRWCQTVALGFEGSSQYFPNVETVWVSTPVRAQFLTPQPLDLPLEEDAFLIVVVGGSQGAVAVNQLVRQCALKWLEKGAYIVHLTGDRDPEADSFKHPHYFSLPFYENMAGLLQRANLAISRAGAGTLTELAITQTPAILIPYPYAAEDHQTYNGKVFADAGAAYLYSQKDLTPQLLEKVVLDLLNSPAKLQEMAEKTGKLAVADSAKRLADLVRNHTLLAEVSQK, from the coding sequence ATGACTCAAACTCCGATTCGATTATTGATTGCGGCCAGTGGCACAGGTGGACATTTATTTCCGGCTTTGGCGGTTGCTGAACAATTACTCGATTATAAGATAGAGTGGCTAGGTGTGCCTAATCGATTAGAACAAACTTTAGTTCCTCAAGATTATCCCCTTCATACCATTGCTGTTGAAGGGTTTCAAACGGGTTTTAGTCTCAAGAGCGTGAAAATTTTATTGGGGTTGTTCTCTTCGGTGTTTCAAGTCAGAAAGCTCCTGAGAGAGCGAAAAATTGATATAGTGTTTACCACTGGGGGTTATATCGCTAGTCCGGCGATTTTAGCCGCTCGTTTAGAGGGAATTCCGGTTATTCTCCATGAATCTAATTATCTGCCTGGAAAAGTGACCCGTTTTTTTAGTCGTTGGTGTCAAACGGTGGCCTTAGGGTTTGAGGGAAGTTCCCAATATTTTCCCAACGTCGAGACGGTTTGGGTCAGTACGCCCGTTCGAGCGCAATTTTTAACCCCTCAACCGTTAGATTTACCCCTTGAGGAGGATGCTTTTTTAATTGTCGTGGTGGGGGGGTCTCAAGGAGCAGTAGCGGTTAATCAATTGGTGCGTCAATGTGCTTTAAAATGGTTAGAAAAAGGGGCTTATATCGTTCATTTAACGGGAGATAGAGATCCGGAGGCAGATAGTTTCAAACATCCTCATTATTTCTCGTTACCATTTTATGAAAATATGGCAGGATTATTACAACGGGCAAATTTAGCCATTAGTCGGGCAGGAGCAGGAACGTTAACGGAATTAGCTATTACTCAGACTCCGGCAATTTTAATTCCTTATCCCTATGCAGCAGAAGATCATCAGACTTATAATGGTAAAGTTTTTGCGGATGCAGGGGCAGCTTATTTATATTCTCAAAAAGATTTAACCCCTCAATTATTAGAAAAGGTGGTTTTAGATTTATTAAATTCCCCGGCAAAACTGCAAGAGATGGCTGAAAAAACGGGTAAATTAGCCGTAGCAGACAGTGCTAAACGATTAGCTGATTTAGTCCGAAATCATACACTTCTTGCAGAAGTCAGTCAAAAATAA
- a CDS encoding HetP family heterocyst commitment protein → MRQQDFSNRFSKKDQVMTQEQFEKIVEAILAGKYSWACVLILRFAGYNPLHYIPYRTYNRLIKDNCRENSSNQEQNQQKKPNSDLSSRYYNNSSSYRDNSKIKDLNYLEECNQKEKLMAGSCGEKWRIFS, encoded by the coding sequence ATGAGACAGCAAGATTTTTCTAATCGCTTTAGCAAAAAAGATCAAGTCATGACTCAAGAGCAATTTGAAAAAATAGTAGAGGCAATTCTGGCCGGAAAATATTCCTGGGCTTGTGTTTTGATCCTTCGTTTCGCGGGTTATAATCCTCTACATTATATTCCTTACCGAACTTATAACCGTTTGATTAAAGATAATTGTCGAGAAAACTCCTCTAATCAAGAGCAAAACCAGCAAAAAAAACCTAATTCAGATCTCTCCTCACGATATTATAATAACTCTTCTTCCTATCGGGATAATAGTAAAATTAAAGACCTCAATTATTTAGAAGAATGTAACCAAAAAGAAAAACTTATGGCTGGGAGTTGTGGAGAAAAATGGAGAATTTTTAGCTAA
- a CDS encoding peptidylprolyl isomerase, with protein sequence MVNLQGVLIEWTEIESYLQKNGQLKEICQKVLHQKIINRVAQERHLTVTDEEIQAEADCFRRQMRLEKAADTLAWLADELMTPEDWETGIRERLLTQKLAESLFGKEVEKSFAENKLNFEQIILYQIIVPYETLAWEIFYQIEEEEISFYQAAHLYNFDAKSRYYCGFEGQVYRWILNPEISSVLFSSKVGEVIPPLKTEQGYHLFLIEEFISPELTPEIRQEILNKMFNEWLTRELNYLIFNSGEQLNTSSYQD encoded by the coding sequence ATGGTCAATCTTCAAGGAGTATTGATTGAATGGACAGAAATTGAGTCTTATTTACAAAAGAATGGACAACTCAAAGAAATTTGTCAAAAAGTTTTACATCAAAAAATTATCAATCGGGTGGCGCAGGAAAGACATTTAACCGTCACAGATGAAGAAATTCAAGCTGAAGCTGATTGTTTTCGTCGTCAGATGCGCCTAGAAAAAGCTGCCGATACATTAGCTTGGCTTGCAGATGAGTTAATGACTCCTGAAGATTGGGAAACGGGAATTCGGGAGCGCTTATTGACTCAAAAATTAGCTGAGTCCCTATTTGGGAAAGAAGTTGAGAAGTCTTTTGCTGAAAATAAGTTAAATTTTGAGCAAATTATTCTCTATCAAATTATTGTTCCCTATGAAACATTAGCTTGGGAAATTTTTTATCAAATCGAAGAAGAAGAAATTAGTTTTTATCAAGCGGCTCATCTTTATAACTTTGACGCAAAGAGTCGATATTATTGTGGCTTTGAAGGACAGGTTTATCGGTGGATTCTCAATCCTGAGATTTCTAGTGTTCTGTTTAGTAGTAAAGTAGGAGAAGTTATTCCTCCTCTAAAAACCGAACAAGGATATCATTTATTTTTAATTGAAGAATTCATTTCACCAGAATTAACCCCTGAAATTCGTCAAGAAATTTTGAACAAGATGTTTAATGAATGGTTAACCCGAGAATTAAATTATTTAATTTTTAACTCTGGAGAACAACTTAATACTTCCTCCTATCAGGACTAA
- a CDS encoding acetate kinase — translation MKILVLNAGSSTQKSCLYDLTGDTLPQAPPKPIWKGDIDWTIATDHGLLEIKANGVEKKLNLSADDHLKGMSQMLDSLVQGETKVIDDLSEIEIVGHRVVHGGLNYTQATLITQEVKQTIADLIPLAPTHNPAHLEGIETVEKLLGNVPQLAVFDTAFHSTLPLEVAAYPLPYEWLEKGLRRYGFHGISHQYCVHRAAELLGKPLNSLKLINCHLGNGCSLAAVKDGISINTTMGFTPLEGLMMGSRSGSIDPEIPIFLIRDHGFTPEDVITVLNKKSGLKGVSGVSSDLRAIQKAIQEGNEKAQLAFKMYIHRLRFYIGAMLASLGGLDALIFTAGVGENSSEVREQACEAFGFLGLKLDQAKNESRPVDEDIATPDSKVRVLVIHTEEDWAIAKECWHQLTQK, via the coding sequence ATGAAAATTCTGGTACTCAACGCTGGTTCTAGCACTCAAAAAAGTTGCTTATATGATCTCACCGGAGATACTTTACCCCAAGCACCACCTAAACCGATTTGGAAAGGGGATATAGATTGGACGATCGCTACAGATCACGGACTTTTAGAGATTAAAGCGAATGGAGTTGAAAAGAAACTTAACCTATCTGCTGATGATCATCTTAAAGGAATGTCTCAAATGCTCGATAGTTTAGTCCAGGGAGAGACTAAAGTTATTGATGACTTATCAGAAATTGAGATTGTGGGTCATCGAGTTGTTCATGGAGGGCTAAACTATACTCAAGCGACCTTAATCACCCAAGAAGTTAAACAAACCATTGCTGACTTAATTCCCCTTGCTCCTACCCATAACCCGGCACATTTAGAAGGGATAGAAACCGTAGAAAAACTATTAGGAAATGTCCCCCAATTGGCCGTATTTGATACCGCTTTTCATAGTACCCTTCCCCTTGAAGTCGCCGCCTATCCCCTTCCCTACGAATGGTTAGAAAAAGGACTTCGGCGTTATGGATTTCATGGCATTAGTCATCAATATTGCGTTCATCGAGCGGCAGAATTGTTAGGAAAACCTTTAAATAGTCTAAAACTCATTAATTGTCATTTAGGAAATGGCTGTTCTCTGGCCGCCGTTAAAGACGGAATTTCTATTAATACGACAATGGGATTTACCCCTCTAGAAGGATTAATGATGGGGAGTCGTAGCGGTTCTATCGATCCAGAAATTCCTATCTTTTTGATTCGAGATCATGGGTTTACTCCCGAAGACGTGATCACTGTATTAAACAAAAAATCAGGATTAAAAGGCGTTTCTGGGGTATCATCGGATTTAAGAGCCATTCAAAAAGCCATCCAAGAGGGCAATGAAAAAGCTCAATTAGCCTTTAAGATGTACATTCATCGGCTAAGATTTTATATAGGAGCGATGTTAGCCTCTTTAGGGGGTTTAGATGCCCTCATTTTTACCGCAGGAGTTGGGGAAAATTCATCGGAGGTTCGAGAACAAGCTTGTGAGGCTTTTGGCTTTTTGGGGCTAAAATTAGATCAGGCTAAAAATGAGTCTCGTCCCGTAGATGAAGATATTGCTACTCCTGACTCTAAGGTACGAGTATTAGTCATTCACACTGAGGAAGACTGGGCGATCGCTAAAGAATGCTGGCATCAATTAACCCAGAAATAA